A stretch of Salvelinus namaycush isolate Seneca chromosome 42, SaNama_1.0, whole genome shotgun sequence DNA encodes these proteins:
- the LOC120034851 gene encoding zinc finger and SCAN domain-containing protein 30-like — MSQSQKENRGLRRKLQLLELKVSRERAERVLASRPSSVKILDRYRGMARGEGHLTGGHRSFVKPAGHNTWRDDQPITIDEGSGTSTQRVIVIESAEAAGPAGLSLVKQERTEEEHPQHSRSIPTGVTSGVAPPVATEDLSTAAATQPRTRCSITEVSGTLNAVLKSETDISTVTQRLLQDGLSDHRSDPERLEPGRLGCTPATGSEYLLYGNRSPRTVHSHRDSGDALETGNDPSCSYTSEMDPGNTPLGLETQTDLSRGDWNRYSSSVYSEGCLDKKGEVIVVDDGTVKVEGDAPPTWNADSHLGDGQSQGRDFLDYSESLETNPNVATNSPLHTFRDRDPVSMSLGPSDSHGHVLFDQVLNSNDRARGQVQEGGATSGSSKEKRFFCMFCNKGFSCPQKVEIHQRVHTGVKPFSCTQCHMRFAQAGDLKRHHRVHTGVKPFSCTQCNMRFAQAGDLKRHQRVHTGEKPFGCHLCRASFSHSSSLKRHQRVHTGEKHTAAPSVRRGSPTSTS; from the exons ATGtctcaaagccagaaagaaaacaggggattgcggaggaaactacagctaTTGGAATTGAAGGTATCACGGGAGCGCGCGGAGCGCGTCCTCGCCAGTCGTCCCAGTAGTGTCAAGATCCTTgaccgatacagaggaatggcaagag gtgaaggacatctcactggaggccacaggagcttcgtgaagccagcgggacacaatacatggagagatgaccaaccaatAACTAttgatgaggggagtggaacctcaacccagcGCGTTATCGTGATAGAG TCTgcagaggctgcaggtcctgCAGGGTTGTCTCTGGTGAAACAAGAGAGGACTGAAGAAGAGCACCCACAACACAGCAGAAGCATCCCTACTGGTGTAACGTCTGGAGTGGCGCCCCCTGTAGCCACGGAGGACCTATCCACCGCTGCTGCGACCCAGCCCAGGACTCGATGCAGCatcacggaggtcagtggaacgcTGAACGCCGTACTCAAGTCAGAGACAGACATTTCAACTGTAACACAAAGACTTTTACAAGATGGATTATCTGACCACAGgtcagacccagagagactggAGCCAGGGAGACTGGGCTGTACTCCTGCTACCGGCTCAGAGTATTTACTTTACGGTAACCGAAGCCCGAGGACGGTTCATTCCCATCGGGACTCAGGTGACGCGTTAGAGACTGGCAATGATCCGTCTTGTTCTTACACTTCAGAGATGGACCCTGGCAACACACCCTTGGGCTTAGAGACACAGACTGATCTGTCTAGAGGGGACTGGAaccggtacagtagtagtgtatactctgaagggtgcctagataagaaaggggaggttATAGTGGTAGACGATGGGACTGTGAAAGTGGAGGGCGACGCTCCTCCCACATGGAATGCAGATAGTCACCTAGGAGACGGACAATCACAGGGCAGAGATTTTTTAGATTACAGCGAAAGCTTAGAGACAAATCCAAATGTCGCAACCAACTCCCCTTTACACACGTTCAGAGATCGCGACCCAGTGTCCATGTCGTTGGGGCCTTCTGATTCACACGGCCATGTCCTTTTTGATCAGGTATTGAACTCAAACGACAGGGCTAGAGGCCAGGTTCAGGAAGGGGGAGCCACATCTGGCAGTAGTAAAGAGAAACGATTCttctgcatgttctgtaacaaaggcttcagctgcccCCAGAAAGTGGAGATCCatcagagggtccacacaggggtgaaacccttcagctgtacccagtgtcacatgcgcttcgcccaggctggtgacctgaagaggcaccatAGGGTCCACACAGGGGTAAAACctttcagctgtacccagtgtaaCATGCGCTTTGCCCAGGCTGgtgacctgaagaggcaccagagggtccacacaggggagaaaccattcGGCTGTCACCTGTGCCGTGCTAGTTTCTCCCACTCATCcagcctgaagaggcaccagagggtccacacaggggagaagcatacagctgcccccagtgtgagaagaggttctcccaccagcaccagctga